In one window of Agrobacterium larrymoorei DNA:
- a CDS encoding NAD kinase has product MSRSVKSISFVASSADHAQAAREELISEYGNASFDEADVIVALGGDGFMLQVLNETMNSGKRVYGMNRGSIGFLMNDYRVSGLRERIAIATGNDFHPLRMTTVDENGKEFSALAMNEVSLFRQSHQAAKLRVDVDGKTRLDELVCDGMMVATPAGSTAYNFSAHGPILPLESPLLALTPVSAFRPRRWRGALLPNKVTVEIHVHESEKRPVNAVADHTEVKSVRSVKIALSQDRTARILSDPDRSWSDRILAEQFTN; this is encoded by the coding sequence ATGTCGCGTTCAGTAAAAAGCATTTCCTTCGTCGCATCCTCCGCAGATCACGCGCAGGCAGCCCGCGAAGAGCTTATCAGCGAATATGGCAACGCATCCTTCGATGAGGCAGACGTCATCGTCGCATTGGGCGGTGATGGCTTCATGCTGCAGGTGCTGAATGAGACGATGAATTCCGGCAAGCGTGTCTATGGCATGAACCGTGGCTCAATCGGTTTCCTGATGAATGATTACCGGGTTTCGGGCCTTCGCGAACGCATTGCCATCGCAACCGGAAACGATTTTCACCCGCTGCGTATGACGACCGTCGACGAGAACGGAAAAGAGTTTTCCGCGCTGGCCATGAATGAGGTCAGCCTGTTTCGCCAATCGCACCAGGCGGCAAAGCTTCGCGTGGATGTGGACGGCAAGACGAGGCTGGATGAGCTGGTCTGCGATGGCATGATGGTGGCGACGCCTGCGGGCTCCACGGCCTACAACTTCTCCGCCCATGGGCCCATCCTCCCGCTCGAATCGCCGCTTCTTGCGCTGACCCCCGTCAGTGCATTTCGACCCAGACGCTGGCGCGGCGCGCTGCTTCCGAATAAGGTGACGGTGGAAATTCACGTCCATGAGAGCGAAAAGCGCCCAGTCAATGCCGTGGCAGACCATACCGAGGTCAAATCCGTTCGCAGCGTGAAAATCGCGCTGTCGCAGGATAGAACCGCAAGAATTCTATCGGACCCTGATCGCTCCTGGTCGGATCGCATTCTTGCAGAGCAATTTACGAATTGA
- a CDS encoding isochorismatase family protein: MKQALYIVDVQPSFNPPADLVRGIAELAAKMPSIASVERHDESITPFELQLGWNPGKSDESLIAADRVFIKYGYAPPREAVDYLLSLKLDRVLVCGIQADTCVLAAGFAFFDAGLYPTLVPWLTVGSSLDRSGELGAKLWRHHFRAVLSGPEELQL; encoded by the coding sequence ATGAAGCAGGCGCTCTACATCGTAGATGTTCAACCAAGCTTCAATCCGCCCGCTGACCTTGTAAGGGGCATTGCTGAATTGGCGGCAAAAATGCCGAGCATTGCCAGCGTGGAGCGCCATGACGAAAGCATCACGCCTTTCGAGCTGCAACTGGGCTGGAATCCGGGGAAGAGCGACGAGTCGCTCATCGCTGCCGATCGCGTGTTCATCAAATATGGCTATGCACCGCCAAGAGAAGCAGTGGATTATCTGCTGTCACTGAAACTAGACCGCGTACTCGTTTGCGGTATTCAGGCGGATACATGCGTACTGGCCGCTGGCTTCGCTTTCTTCGACGCCGGGCTCTACCCGACGCTGGTTCCATGGCTCACAGTCGGCTCAAGCCTTGATCGCTCGGGAGAGCTGGGCGCAAAACTATGGCGGCATCACTTCCGCGCGGTCCTGAGCGGGCCGGAAGAGCTTCAGCTTTAG